In Planococcus versutus, the DNA window CTTCTACGTATAATGTACCGAGCAACTTGCCGCCCGCTCCGACAATTGGCAACGTCCTCACCCAAATTCGCTCTTCGCTTTCTGGGTCGACATATGTTTGCTCAAGAGGAACTTCCCCAATAACGGATTGCCGTACTAAATCATTTGTAGAACGCTGGCCCACTAAAATTTGGTTTTCAATAACAGAAGTTGCCAAAATGCTATACCGTGTGTTTATCACACGAATTTCACTAATATCATCTGATTTAAACCCGTACAATACAGTGCGCAATGTTTGTTCAAGCGTTAAACTTTCTTCTGTCCGCTCTTTGATCATTTCTTCTCGCACACTAAATTCGATAATTTCCATCCGGTCTTCAATAGAGCTTTCAAAGTTCCCTTTTAAGGTTTCTTCCAATTGTTGAGCAAAATACAAACCAATAATTTGCATCGCCAGTAAAATCAACAAAATATAAATCAATACAAATTTCACGTGAATCGACTTTAAAAAATTAACTTTTGACATTTAGCTACTCCTGTTCAGGGTTTCGTAAATAATAACCTACACCACGACGTGTCACAATCCAGGCTGGGTGACTTGGGTTATCTTCGATTTTCTCGCGTAAGCGTCGTACGGTAACATCCACTGTCCGAACGTCACCAAAATAATCATACCCCCATACCGTCTGTAGCAAATGCTCACGTGTCATTACTTGTCCGATATGCTTGCCTAGATAATGAAGTAACTCAAATTCACGATGAGTCAATTCAATGGTTTCTTCACGTTTTAGTACAAGATAAGCATCTGGTTGAATCGTCAATGCCCCTACTTGGATATCATTCGAGTTTTGGCCTTCATCTTCAGCAGGCACAATGTTTTGGCGACGTAAATTCGCTTTAACACGCGCAATCAATTCACGCGTCGAAAAAGGCTTTGTCACATAATCATCTGCCCCTAATTCCAGTCCCAATACTTTATCGATCTCCGAATCTTTTGCTGTTAGCATAATAATTGGAAAATCAAATTTCTTGCGAATTTCGCGGCATACTTCCATGCCATCACGATTCGGCAACATGATATCCAATAACATCAAGTCTGGTTGGATTTCTTCCGCAATTTTGATCGCTTCATCTCCATCATACGCACACACAACATTAAAGCCTTCTTTTTTTAAGTTAAATTGTAAAATATCTGCAATTGGTTTCTCATCATCTACAACTAATATCGTTTTACTCATCATTTTCTCCCCTTTTCTGTCTCGTCTATCCCTTTTATTCATACCGGTGCAACTTCTTTACTACCCTTTACTTTATCATTGTTTACGCTATTCCGCATCTATCAATAGCTAAACGTTGCACTACCTTGGTAGTGCAAAAATAGAGTATCAGCCTGAAAACAACAAAAAAACAGCCCCCAAAGGCGACTGCTTTCTTAGTACTGTTCGTTGTCTTATTGATATCTAATTGATTGCGACTAGTTCATTTAGAAAGAAGAGCAAAAAACAATAATTTCTTCCATCCTACTCAACATTATCTCCAAACACTTGTCACAATGTTTGTTTGGTTACGGTCAGGACCGACAGAGAAAATTGAAATTTGAACGCCTGTTAATTGTGCAATGCGCTCCAAATAATGACGTGCATTGTCAGGAAGTTCGTCTAGTGATTTGCAGCTAGTTACATCTTCAGACCAACCTGGAAGCTCTTCGTAAACAGGCTCGCATTCAGCAAGCATACGCAAATTTGCTGGATATTCTGTAATTAGTTCTCCGTTATGACGGTAAGCGGTACAAATTTTCACCGTATCAAGACCGGTCAAAACATCAATCGAGTTAACTGTTAAGTCTGTTAATCCACTAACACGTCTTGCGTGGCGAACAACCACACTGTCAAACCAGCCAATGCGGCGTGGACGTCCAGTTGTAGTTCCGTATTCTTTCCCAACTTCGCGAATTTGTTGACCCACTTCGTCAAACAATTCCGTTGGGAATGGGCCGTCTCCGACACGTGAAGTATAAGCTTTGCAAACTCCGATAACATGCTGAATCGTTGTTGGACCTACGCCTGCGCCAATTGTTACACCGCCCGCTACCGGGTTAGATGATGTTACGTACGGGTAAGTTCCTTGATCGATGTCGAGCATCACACCTTGAGCGCCTTCAAATAATACACGACGACCATCATCAATTGCATCATTCAAAACTTTTGAAGTGTCTGTTACGTATTTAGCAATTTCTTGACCATATGCGTAATACTCTTCCAAAATTTCTTCTACAGTAAATCCTTCTGTTTCATAGAATTTCTCGAATAGACGATTTTTTTCGTTTAAGTTCATGCGCAGTTTTTCCTCGAACACAACGTGGTCCAGTAAATCCGCCATACGAATTCCGACACGCGCTGCTTTGTCCATATAAGCAGGTCCGATGCCTTTACCTGTTGTTCCGATTTTGTTTGCTCCGCGTCTTGCTTCTTCTACTTCGTCTTGCTTGATATGGTATGGCAACAAAACGTGTGCGCGATTTGAAATGCGCAAGTTTTCCGTTGTAACGCCACGGTCATGAAGACCTTTCAATTCTTTCACAAGTGCTTTCGGATCCACAACCATGCCGTTTCCAATTACCGATGTTTTATCTTTATAGAAAATCCCAGAAGGAATCAAATGCAATTTATACGTTTCTCCACCAAAAATAATCGTGTGTCCCGCGTTATTGCCACCTTGGTAACGTGCAATTACTTCTGCATGTTCTGATAGAAAATCTGTGATTTTCCCTTTTCCTTCGTCTCCCCATTGCGTTCCTACTACTACGACTGATGTCATAATTCCGCACCTCCGTTAGGCATATGCCCTATCTCAAACAGTGTTTATTATACCAAGCAAAGACCTTACCGTCAATATAAAAAAGAAGAAAACACGAACATATAAATGTGTTACCACATTTAATGTTCGTGTTTAAAAGTCTCCGCCAGATTCATGCTGACTCCAGTCAATGGTAACAAATTTATTGTATTCTTTCACAAAAGCTAGTTTCACTGTACCAGTCGGGCCATTACGTTGTTTTGCGATGATAATTTCAATCATATTTTGATCTTCTGTTTCTTTATCGTAATAATCTTCACGATACAAGAACGACACAATATCGGCATCTTGCTCAATACTTCCGGATTCACGTAAATCCGACATCATCGGTCGTTTATCTTGCCGTTGTTCGACTCCACGAGATAACTGAGACAACGCGATAACCGGTACTTCGAGTTCACGAGCTAACCCTTTCAACGAACGAGAAATATCCGATACTTCTTGTTGACGGTTTTCTCCAGAACGTCCAGGTCCTTGGATTAGCTGAAGATAATCGATCATGATCATGCCAAGTCCATATTCCTGTTTTAGTCGACGACATTTGGCACGGATATCGTTCACTCGAATTCCAGGCGTATCATCGATGAAAATTCCAGCATTTGATAAACTACCCATAGCCATTGTCAACTTGCGCCAATCTTCGTTTTGAAGTGCTCCTGTCCGTAATACTTGTGCATCGATATTACCTTCCGCACATAGCATACGCATGACGAGCTGTTCAGCACCCATCTCCAAACTGAAAATCGCGACGTTTTCATCTGTTTTCGTTGCAACGTTTTGTGCCACGTTCAAAGCAAAAGCGGTCTTACCAACAGAAGGCCGTGCAGCCACGATAATCAAGTCGTTTCGTTGAAACCCTGCTGTTACCTTATCAAGGTCACGGAAGCCTGTAGGGATCCCTGTAACGTCGCCTTTGCGGGTATGCAGCAATTCGATATTGTCATAGGTCTTAACTAAGACGTCTTTGATATGAATAAAATCGCCAGCATTCTTACGATTCGATACTTCCATCATTTTTTTTTCAGCTTCAGCAAGCAAGGCTTCTACTTCGTCTTCACGTGTAAACCCATCCTCTACAATCGTTGTCGCTACTCGAATGAGGCGGCGCAATATCGCTTTTTCTTCCACAATATGAGCGTAATGCGCAACGTTTGCTGCCGTTGGTACGGCGTTAGCGATTTCCGTTAAATAAGATAAACCGCCAACGTCTTCTAATTCTTTTTTGACAGAAAGCTCTTCTGTCACAGTCACAACATCAATTGCTTTTCCGTGATCCGCTAAATTCAGCATCGTCTGGAAAATCTTTTGATGGGCAATGCGGTAAAAATCTTCTGCCATGACGATTTCAGCAACCGTGATCAGAGAAGGTGGTTCTAAAAAGATGGCGCCAATCACCGATTGTTCAGCTTCATGGTTGTGCGGGGGGACACGATCTATCGTTTCGTTCATCGGTGTCTCACCTTACGCTTCTTCGGTAACGTGAACTCGAAGTGTAGCGGTCACGTCATGATGAAGCTTTACAGGAATATTCGTATACCCAAGCGCACGAATAGCGTCGTCTAATTCCATTTTGCGTTTGTCTAACTTAATGCTGTGTTTTTTCTCAAGAGCTGTAGCTACTTGTTTAGTAGTGATGGATCCGAAAAGACGTCCATCTGCTCCAGACTTCGCAGTTAATTCGATTGTTAAGCCTTCAAGTGTGTCTTTTAATTGTTTTGCTTCTTCCAGTTCTTGGTCTGCTTCTTTTTGTTCTTTCTTCTTTTGACCGTCTAATTTACTGATCGTTGCTTGGTTTGCTTCGATTGCTAAGTTATTTTTCAATAAGAAATTATGCGCATAACCATCTGCTACGTTTTTGATGTCCCCTTTTTTACCTTTACCTTTTACGTCTTTCAAAAATATTACTTTCATTCTGTTGTTCCTCCTTCAGTATCTTCCATAATGACTGCTTTTAGTTGTTCAATCGCTTTTTCTATTGTGGTATTTGACATTTGCGTGGCAGCATTGGTTAAATGGCCACCACCGCCTAAGTTTTCCATGATTACTTGAACATTTACTTCACCCAGTGACCTGGCACTAATACCAATTGTGCTTTCTGTACGCTCAGCGACCACAAAAGACGCGTTAACGTCTTTCATCGTTAAAAGAATATCGGCAGTTTGTGCAATTAACACCGGGCTATAGAGACGGTCAGGTTCACCTTTGGCAATCGCAATGCCTGTGCCAACAAATTCTACCGTTTGAACGATTTTTGCACGCTCAACATAAGTTTCTAAGTCTTCTTTTAAAATGCGTTGAACAAGTACTGTATCTGCTCCATTTAAACGCAAATAAGATGCGGCTTCGAATGTCCGAGCGCCAGTCCTTAATGTAAAACTCTTAGTATCTACAATAATTCCGGCTAGCATAGCCGTTGCTTCTAACATGGATAGCTTTTCATGCTTTGGTTGGTATTCGATGAGCTCTGTTACCAATTCTGCCGTAGACGAAGCATAAGGCTCCATATAGACAAGCATGGTATTGGTGATAAATTCCTCACCTCTCCGGTGATGATCGATCAACACCACACGCTCCATCCGCTGGAGCACTCGCTCATCAATAACCATTGAAGGCTTGTGCGTATCAACGATAACCAGCAGGGAATTCTCAGTCATTTCTGCTAGAGCTTCTT includes these proteins:
- the dnaB gene encoding replicative DNA helicase, with protein sequence MNETIDRVPPHNHEAEQSVIGAIFLEPPSLITVAEIVMAEDFYRIAHQKIFQTMLNLADHGKAIDVVTVTEELSVKKELEDVGGLSYLTEIANAVPTAANVAHYAHIVEEKAILRRLIRVATTIVEDGFTREDEVEALLAEAEKKMMEVSNRKNAGDFIHIKDVLVKTYDNIELLHTRKGDVTGIPTGFRDLDKVTAGFQRNDLIIVAARPSVGKTAFALNVAQNVATKTDENVAIFSLEMGAEQLVMRMLCAEGNIDAQVLRTGALQNEDWRKLTMAMGSLSNAGIFIDDTPGIRVNDIRAKCRRLKQEYGLGMIMIDYLQLIQGPGRSGENRQQEVSDISRSLKGLARELEVPVIALSQLSRGVEQRQDKRPMMSDLRESGSIEQDADIVSFLYREDYYDKETEDQNMIEIIIAKQRNGPTGTVKLAFVKEYNKFVTIDWSQHESGGDF
- the yycF gene encoding response regulator YycF — translated: MSKTILVVDDEKPIADILQFNLKKEGFNVVCAYDGDEAIKIAEEIQPDLMLLDIMLPNRDGMEVCREIRKKFDFPIIMLTAKDSEIDKVLGLELGADDYVTKPFSTRELIARVKANLRRQNIVPAEDEGQNSNDIQVGALTIQPDAYLVLKREETIELTHREFELLHYLGKHIGQVMTREHLLQTVWGYDYFGDVRTVDVTVRRLREKIEDNPSHPAWIVTRRGVGYYLRNPEQE
- the rplI gene encoding 50S ribosomal protein L9; this translates as MKVIFLKDVKGKGKKGDIKNVADGYAHNFLLKNNLAIEANQATISKLDGQKKKEQKEADQELEEAKQLKDTLEGLTIELTAKSGADGRLFGSITTKQVATALEKKHSIKLDKRKMELDDAIRALGYTNIPVKLHHDVTATLRVHVTEEA
- a CDS encoding adenylosuccinate synthase, translated to MTSVVVVGTQWGDEGKGKITDFLSEHAEVIARYQGGNNAGHTIIFGGETYKLHLIPSGIFYKDKTSVIGNGMVVDPKALVKELKGLHDRGVTTENLRISNRAHVLLPYHIKQDEVEEARRGANKIGTTGKGIGPAYMDKAARVGIRMADLLDHVVFEEKLRMNLNEKNRLFEKFYETEGFTVEEILEEYYAYGQEIAKYVTDTSKVLNDAIDDGRRVLFEGAQGVMLDIDQGTYPYVTSSNPVAGGVTIGAGVGPTTIQHVIGVCKAYTSRVGDGPFPTELFDEVGQQIREVGKEYGTTTGRPRRIGWFDSVVVRHARRVSGLTDLTVNSIDVLTGLDTVKICTAYRHNGELITEYPANLRMLAECEPVYEELPGWSEDVTSCKSLDELPDNARHYLERIAQLTGVQISIFSVGPDRNQTNIVTSVWR